From Salvelinus fontinalis isolate EN_2023a chromosome 30, ASM2944872v1, whole genome shotgun sequence, one genomic window encodes:
- the LOC129828491 gene encoding putative protein PTGES3L, with translation MAMLPKNLPRPEDCQGAQALWYDRKKYVIINFMVQNPKDVEVDIQDTFIVLSCKDVDDNSIYNHICFYDRVIKFDSQVKVYDRSIHTLIRKAKENVAWPRLQKDADLKPHWMAVDFDNWKDWENEEDEGMAEYEQYFDMIQDMGNKKGGPPAMDDLDDLSD, from the exons ATGGCTATGTTACCGAAAAACCTTCCCAGGCCAGAGGACTG TCAAGGAGCACAGGCTCTATGGTATGACCGGAAAAAATATGTCATCATTAATTTCATGGTGCAAAACCCCAAGGATGTTGAGGTTGATATTCAGGATACCTTTATAGTTTTAAG TTGTAAAGATGTTGATGACAACAGCATCTACAATCACATTTGTTTCTATGACAGAGTCATCAAATTT GACTCCCAAGTGAAAGTCTATGACCGCAGCATCCACACCTTGATTAGGAAGGCTAAAGAAAATGTAGCATGGCCTCGTCTTCAGAAAGATGCCGATCTCAAG CCACATTGGATGGCTGTAGACTTTGATAactggaaagactgggagaatgAAGAGGACGAGGGAATGGCGGAGTACGAGCAATATTTTGAC ATGATTCAGGATATGGGGAACAAGAAAGGAGGGCCACCTGCGATGGATGATCTTGATGATCTG AGTGATTGA
- the LOC129829210 gene encoding glucose-6-phosphatase catalytic subunit 1-like, protein MEAVMDAMQGYGVSTTNYLQTNYKDAQGLFLWVSWAADLRNTFFIFFPLWFHLRESVGIKLIWVAVIGDWLNLVFKWILFGERPYWWVHETPYYSNTTAPHIEQYPMTCETGPGSPSGHAMGAAGVYYTLVTSILAITLTKNKTRSSSKGLYLRGTLWAFFWAVQVCVCLSRVFIAAHFPHQVICGVITGMVVAEAFNRTQWIYGASLKKYFYTTLFLLSFAVGFYVLLKALGVDLLWTLEKAQKWCVRAEWVHMDSTPFASLLRNMGTLFGLGLGLHSPLYTESKNSSSSTLFRTGCIVTSLLLLHLFDSFKPPTHTAAVFYLLSFCKSATVPLATVSIIPYCVSGALSGVQSKKHL, encoded by the exons ATGGAGGCAGTCATGGATGCCATGCAGGGCTATGGGGTGAGCACCACTAATTACCTTCAGACCAACTATAAGGACGCCCAGGGTTTGTTCCTGTGGGTGTCCTGGGCTGCTGACCTCCGGAACACCTTCTTCATCTTCTTCCCTCTCTGGTTCCACCTGCGGGAGTCAGTGGGCATCAAGCTCATTTGGGTGGCAGTGATCGGAGACTGGCTCAACCTGGTCTTCAAGTG GATTCTGTTTGGCGAGAGGCCGTATTGGTGGGTCCATGAAACACCTTACTACAGCAATACCACTGCACCTCACATTGAACAGTACCCCATGACCTGTGAAACTGGCCCAG GCAGTCCCTCTGGCCACGCTATGGGAGCTGCAGGCGTCTACTACACACTGGTCACCTCCATTCTAGCCATCACGCTGACCAAGAATAAGACGAGATCTTCCTCTAAGGGCCT GTATCTACGGGGCACTCTGTGGGCGTTCTTCTGGGCGGTCcaggtctgtgtctgtctctccagaGTCTTCATTGCTGCCCACTTCCCCCATCAAGTCATCTGTGGAGTAATCACAG GTATGGTTGTGGCCGAGGCCTTCAACAGAACCCAGTGGATCTACGGAGCCAGTCTGAAGAAGTACTTCTACACCACCCTCTTTCTGCTCTCCTTCGCTGTGGGCTTCTACGTGCTGCTGAAGGCTCTAGGCGTGGACCTTCTGTGGACCCTGGAGAAAGCCCAGAAGTGGTGTGTGAGAGCCGAGTGGGTCCACATGGACTCCACTCCCTTCGCCAGCCTCCTGCGTAACATGGGCACCCTGTTTGGCCTGGGCCTGGGCCTACACTCGCCCCTCTACACCGAGAGCAAGAACAGCAGCAGCTCCACCCTCTTTAGGACAGGATGTATCGTCACCTCGCTGCTCCTGCTGCACCTCTTTGACTCGTTTAAGCCCCCCACGCACACTGCCGCCGTCTTCTACCTGCTGTCTTTCTGTAAAAGCGCCACTGTCCCCCTGGCCACCGTCAGCATCATCCCCTACTGCGTGTCTGGTGCTCTGAGCGGCGTACAGAGCAAGAAGCATTTGTGA
- the g6pc1a.1 gene encoding glucose-6-phosphatase a, catalytic subunit, tandem duplicate 1: MDLFHSWGVEVAVHLQTQYGHYEGWFSLASTVADLHTTFFCFFPVWFYLRRDVGVKLIWVAVIGDWLNLVMKWVLFGERPYWWVHDTRFYGTDPAPALKQFPITCETGPGSPSGHAMGSSAVWYVMITAVFSMAAERRFPPLLYRFLQAGLWMLLCTVELLVCMSRVYMAAHFPHQVISGVITGIMVAETFSRVQWIYGASLKKYFYTTLFLLSFAVGFYELLKAIGVDLLWSLEKAQKWCVRAEWVYMDSTPFASLLRNMGTLFGLGLGLHSPLYTKNKNSSIPFRVGCITVSLLLLQILDGLTFSSRDQAMFYVLSFSKSAAALFIPTALVPGGLSWIFPGSVAAKLKFS, encoded by the exons ATGGATCTTTTCCACAGCTGGGGGGTGGAGGTGGCCGTCCATCTGCAGACCCAGTATGGGCATTATGAGGGCTGGTTTAGTCTAGCCTCTACAGTGGCTGACCTGCATACCACCTTCTTTTGTTTCTTCCCAGTCTGGTTCTATCTGCGCAGGGACGTGGGTGTAAAGCTCATCTGGGTGGCTGTCATCGGGGACTGGCTCAACCTGGTCATGAAGTG GGTTCTATTTGGAGAGAGACCCTATTGGTGGGTCCATGATACCCGCTTCTATGGGACAGATCCAGCCCCTGCCTTAAAACAATTCCCCATCACCTGTGAAACTGGACCAG GAAGCCCTTCGGGTCATGCCATGGGCTCGTCTGCGGTGTGGTACGTGATGATAACAGCTGTCTTCTCAATGGCGGCAGAAAGACGGTTCCCCCCTCTCCTGTACAG GTTCTTGCAGGCGGGGCTCTGGATGCTGCTGTgtacagtagagctgctggtgtGCATGTCCAGAGTCTACATGGCTGCCCACTTCCCGCACCAGGTCATCAGTGGGGTCATCACAG GTATCATGGTGGCTGAGACCTTCTCCAGAGTGCAGTGGATCTATGGAGCCAGTCTGAAGAAGTACTTCTACACCACCCTCTTTCTGCTCTCCTTTGCTGTGGGCTTCTACGAGCTGCTAAAAGCTATAGGCGTGGACCTGCTGTGGTCCCTGGAGAAAGCCCAGAAGTGGTGTGTGAGAGCCGAGTGGGTCTACATGGACTCCACCCCCTTCGCCAGCCTCCTGCGCAATATGGGCACCCTGTTTGGCCTGGGCTTGGGTCTGCACTCACCTCTCTACACCAAGAACAAGAACAGCAGCATCCCCTTCAGGGTGGGATGTATCACTGTCTCTTTATTGTTGCTACAGATTCTGGATGGCTTGACGTTCTCCTCCAGAGACCAGGCCATGTTCTATGTGTTGTCATTTAGTAAGAGTGCTGCTGCTCTCTTCATTCCCACAGCTCTGGTTCCCGGAGGACTCTCCTGGATCTTCCCAGGTAGTGTGGCGGCTAAGCTGAAATTTTCATAA